The Candidatus Zixiibacteriota bacterium DNA window CTTCCTTGCGGCGCATGGCTAACTCCGCCACCATTGCCTTCGCTTTTTCAATCAGGGTCTCCGCCGTCTTCTGACCGATTCCCTCAATTTCTATCAATGTCTCCGGGTTAGTCTTAGCCAGCTTCTGCACGGTGGTTATATCCGCCGCCACCAGCCGCTCTTCCATTTTAGCGCCTATTCCCTCGAGACTACCCACCGGCACCAGGTCCTCGGCTTCCCGTTTTTTCATCTCGTTATATTCCGTCTCCGACATGATATTTATCTTCCAGCCGGTCAGCTTGGAAGCCAGTCGGGCGTTCTGTCCGCTTCTACCGATAGCCAGCGATAATTTATCATCTTCAACTGCAACCGTCATCGCCGTCTCATCTTCAAAAACATCGATATGAACCACTTTCGCCGGCGCCAGGGAACGAGTTACAAAAACTTCCGGATTGGAACTGAAGGGAATGATATCTATTCTCTCGTTGTTCAGTTCTCTGACAATTGCCTGCACCCGCACTCCCTTGATACCGACACAGGCGCCGACCGGGTCGATTCGTTCGTCAGCGGAATATACCGCTATCTTGGTTCTTTCCCCAGGTTCCCGGGCAATCGCCTTGATTTCGATTACACGCTCGAAAATCTCCGGGACTTCCAGCTCAAAGAGACAGCGTATGAAATCGTTGCTGACGCGCGACAATATCACCTGGGGACCGGCCATCGATTTCTGGACATCGAGAATAAAAGCCCTGATGCGGTCTCCCTGACGGTATTTCTCGCGGGGAATCTGCTCCTTTGTCGTCAGAATCGCTTCAGCCTTACCCAGGTTTATAATCAGATTTCCCTTATCTATCTGCTGCACCGTCCCCGATGCCAGCTGACCGACACGGGTAATATATTCGTCGTAAATTTTGTCCCGCTCTGCTTCACGCACCTTCTGTATAAGAACCTGCTTGGCGGTGGTAATGGCATTGCGCCCCAATTCCTCATATAATTCCAGGTAGATATCCATCTCGTCGCCAATCTGGGCGGAGTCATCCAGCTCACGGGCGTCTTCCAGCGAGATTTCCGTCATCTTATCCGAAACCTTCTTCACCACCTTCTTGACCGCAATCATGTAGATTTCCCCTTTTTTACGGTCAAGTTTTATGGAGATATTCTCCGCCAGCGGATACTTCTTTTTGGCGGCGGCAAGAAGGCTCTCTTCCACTTTGCTGACCACGATATCCATATCGATATTCTTGTCGCGAGCGATATTCGCCAATTCCTGTACTATCTCATAAGCCATCTTGGCATTACTCCATCAAAAAAGAATTTTTCCCATCTTTACCTGGTCGAGATTGATTTTCCGGGTGCCATCGGACATTTTCAGCTCCAGCATGACATCATCCGCGGAAATTAGCTCGCCTTTGACCGCTGCTATATCTAAATCGTTAAAAGTCAGCTGAATAGTCTCACCCACCCGGCGACGAAAATCACGAGCTGTCAACAGGGGACGGTCCAATCCCGGCGAGGAGACCTCCAGCGTGTAGCCAGAACCGAAAACCGCGTTCTCTTCAATAATGGTCTCAATTCTGCGCGACAATCGGGCACAATCATCAAGCCTGACCCCGTTATCAGAATCGACGAATATCTGCAGGCGGCTGTCTTTCCTGTAGCGCGCCAGCTTTATCTCCACAATGTCAAATCCTTCTTCCAAAAGAGGGGCAGCCAGAAGTTCCATTATTCTGTTCTTCAGCTCCATATCACTAAATGTTTATCCTGAGCCGGTATGGCTAAGAATATAACCTGTAAATATAATTCAAAACTCATCATTCCGCAACTGCTTTGCCGTCAATTGACCTGATCAAGAAGACCCTTCACCGCTGCCACTGCTCCTTCCAGTTCAACCAGCTCAACTTTATCCGAACCCCGATACTTAATCTCCACTCGCCCTTGTTTTAATGACTTTTCGCCAATTGTGATTCGCACCGGAATGCCAATCAAGTCGGCATCGTTAAACTTAACCCCGGCGCGGTCTAAACGGTCATCCAGCAGGCAGTCGATATCATTATTAACCAGTTCCTTATAGATATGTTCCGCGGCCTTCTGGTGTTCCTCTTTCTCAAAATTGACCGGGACAATCTCCACCAGATATGGGGCAATATTTTTGGGCCAAATAATCCCTTTGCTGTCATGATATTTTTCAATTGCGGCCTGGGGAGTGCGGGTGATTCCAATCCCGTACGAACCCATGATGAACGGCTTTTCATTTCCTTCGGCATCCAGAAAAACTGCCCCCATGGAAGCGGAGTACTTTGTTCCCAGCATGAAGGTATTGCCGACCTCAATGCCTCTCTTGATGGTAAGATGCCCGTCACAGAGAGGGCATTTTTCTCCGGCTTGAGCCTCCACTATGTCGGCAACCGCCGTTGCCTTAAAATCTCTTCCCAGATTTACATTCAGCAGGTGCTTTTCAAATTTATTGGCGCCGGTTATGAAGTTGCGAAGCCGGCTGATTTCATGGTCTACAATAATGGGAATATTCGGCAATCCGATCGGTCCGGCGAAACCAACCGGGCATTTGGTAATCTTTTCCACTATGGAAGGAGGAGCCATTTCTAACTCGTTGACCCCTAAATGATTCTTCAACTTTGTCAGATTCAGACCCCGGTCCCCTCTAATCAGAGCCGCCACCGGTTTGCCGTCGCCCAGATATATCAAAGTCTTAACCAGACGTCTTGCTTCAACTTTCAAGAGAGCGGTTACTTCCTCGATGGTAGATGCCTGCGGGGTTTCCACTTCTTTTACCGGCAGAAGCTCATGGTCAAGCGCCGGCGGATTGGCTTCTCTGAAAGTGGCTTTTTCCATATTGGCGGCATACTCGCAATGGTCACAAAAGACAAGATTTTGCTCTCCCCCTTCGGTATCCACAATCAACATAAATTCATGAGCCGCCTTCCCCCCCATGGCGCCGGTGTCAGACTCGACCTTTCTGGTATCCAACCCCGCTCGTTTGAAGATTGCGAAATAAGCATCAACCATCTTCTGGTACGAATTCTCGAATGATTTCTCATCGGCATCAAAGGTATAAGCATCTTTCATAATGAATTCACGACCGCGCATCAATCCAAACCGGGGTCTGATTTCATCTCGAAATTTCACCTGAATCTGATAGAGGTTGATAGGCAGCTGCTTATAACTTTTCAACTCTCCCTTAAGCAGATAAGTTACTATCTCTTCGTGGGTTCCCCCCAGAACCAATTCATGTTCATGGCGGTCTTTCAGCCGCATCTGCTCCTTACCGACGGTGTTATAACGCCCTGATAGCTGCCAGACCTCAGCCGGATGCAAGACTGGCATAGTTATCTCAATCGCCCCGGCGCGATTCATTTCTTCCCGCACAATTCGGCTGAATTTCTCTATAACTCGTTGCATCAAAGGAAGATAAATATAAACCCCGGCGGCCAGTTTGCGGATGTAACCGCCCCGGAGAAGATATTGGTGCGATATAAGCTCCGCTTCCGAAGGCACCTCTCTCAAAGTTGGTATATATGTTTGCGTCCAGCGCATCTAATCCTCTTCTTTCCGGAATTACAGAACCTGAAATGATAGCATTTTATATCTTTTTGTCAAACAAAAAGATTCCGTCGTCTCACGCGGCTATTATGATGTCAATTATTGATTTCGAGGGGATAATTCGTTGGGGAGCACCGGCGATTCGTTCAGAATACGGTCGGCCGGGACAACCGTCTTCTGCGGCTTGATATGAACTGATTTTCCCTCAAGTCTGGTAATGACACCGGGAGTGCCGACCACGGTGCAGTTGTCAGGTATATCGACCATATAGAGAAAGGTATTGGCGCCTATATTCACATTATTTCCCACGGTCAGCGGACCCAATAGGATAGCGCCGGTGCCAATTACGACCCTTTTTCCGATAGTCGGATGCCGTTTCCCGGAATGCTTGCCGGTGCCGCCGAGAGTGACGTTATGAAACATTACGCAGTTGTCCCCTATTTCTGAGGTTTCACCAATCACTATTCCGGCACCGTGGTCGATGAAGAATCCTTTTCCTATGGTCGCGCCGGGATGAATTTCCACGCCGGTTAGAAATCTGACTATTTGCGACAGGAGCCGGGGTATGAAGGGCAGCCCC harbors:
- the nusA gene encoding transcription termination factor NusA gives rise to the protein MAYEIVQELANIARDKNIDMDIVVSKVEESLLAAAKKKYPLAENISIKLDRKKGEIYMIAVKKVVKKVSDKMTEISLEDARELDDSAQIGDEMDIYLELYEELGRNAITTAKQVLIQKVREAERDKIYDEYITRVGQLASGTVQQIDKGNLIINLGKAEAILTTKEQIPREKYRQGDRIRAFILDVQKSMAGPQVILSRVSNDFIRCLFELEVPEIFERVIEIKAIAREPGERTKIAVYSADERIDPVGACVGIKGVRVQAIVRELNNERIDIIPFSSNPEVFVTRSLAPAKVVHIDVFEDETAMTVAVEDDKLSLAIGRSGQNARLASKLTGWKINIMSETEYNEMKKREAEDLVPVGSLEGIGAKMEERLVAADITTVQKLAKTNPETLIEIEGIGQKTAETLIEKAKAMVAELAMRRKEEDRRRKEEEAAEKKEAAKGESIAPSADINVDAKDES
- the rimP gene encoding ribosome maturation factor RimP; translated protein: MELKNRIMELLAAPLLEEGFDIVEIKLARYRKDSRLQIFVDSDNGVRLDDCARLSRRIETIIEENAVFGSGYTLEVSSPGLDRPLLTARDFRRRVGETIQLTFNDLDIAAVKGELISADDVMLELKMSDGTRKINLDQVKMGKILF
- a CDS encoding proline--tRNA ligase, with the translated sequence MRWTQTYIPTLREVPSEAELISHQYLLRGGYIRKLAAGVYIYLPLMQRVIEKFSRIVREEMNRAGAIEITMPVLHPAEVWQLSGRYNTVGKEQMRLKDRHEHELVLGGTHEEIVTYLLKGELKSYKQLPINLYQIQVKFRDEIRPRFGLMRGREFIMKDAYTFDADEKSFENSYQKMVDAYFAIFKRAGLDTRKVESDTGAMGGKAAHEFMLIVDTEGGEQNLVFCDHCEYAANMEKATFREANPPALDHELLPVKEVETPQASTIEEVTALLKVEARRLVKTLIYLGDGKPVAALIRGDRGLNLTKLKNHLGVNELEMAPPSIVEKITKCPVGFAGPIGLPNIPIIVDHEISRLRNFITGANKFEKHLLNVNLGRDFKATAVADIVEAQAGEKCPLCDGHLTIKRGIEVGNTFMLGTKYSASMGAVFLDAEGNEKPFIMGSYGIGITRTPQAAIEKYHDSKGIIWPKNIAPYLVEIVPVNFEKEEHQKAAEHIYKELVNNDIDCLLDDRLDRAGVKFNDADLIGIPVRITIGEKSLKQGRVEIKYRGSDKVELVELEGAVAAVKGLLDQVN
- the epsC gene encoding serine O-acetyltransferase EpsC; this encodes MIFKTILEDIRAIYRNDPAARNIEFILYPGFHAVLAHRFIHPLHNLGLPFIPRLLSQIVRFLTGVEIHPGATIGKGFFIDHGAGIVIGETSEIGDNCVMFHNVTLGGTGKHSGKRHPTIGKRVVIGTGAILLGPLTVGNNVNIGANTFLYMVDIPDNCTVVGTPGVITRLEGKSVHIKPQKTVVPADRILNESPVLPNELSPRNQ